The following coding sequences lie in one Sorex araneus isolate mSorAra2 chromosome 4, mSorAra2.pri, whole genome shotgun sequence genomic window:
- the CHDH gene encoding choline dehydrogenase, mitochondrial has product MWCILRSWRPGGLGAWGALGQQQWLPGARALATGVSRSRDEYNYVVVGAGSAGCVLANRLTEDPDKRVLLLEAGPKDTYAGSKRLLWKIHMPAALVSNLCDDKYNWCYHTEPQAGMDGRVMYWPRGRVWGGSSSLNAMVYIRGHAEDYERWQREGADGWDYGHCLPYFRRAQAHELGADTYRGGHGPLHVSRGRTNHPLHRAFLEAAQQAGYPFTEDMNGFQQEGFGWMDMTIHKGKRWSAACAYLHPALSRPNLRAEARAWVRRVLFEGTRAVGVEYVQDGQSHKAYASQEVILSGGAINSPQLLMLSGVGNADDLKKLGLPVVCHLPGVGQNLQDHLEIYVQQACTQPITLHSAQKPLNKVRIGLEWLWKFTGDGATAHLETGGFIRSQPGVSHPDIQFHFLPSQVIDHGRAPTQEEAYQVHVGTMRGTSVGWLKLRSTNPQDHPVIQPNYLSTEADIKDFRQCVKLTREIFAQKALAPFRGPELQPGSHVQSDKEIDAFVRAKADSAYHPSCTCKMGQPSDPTAVVDPQTRVLGVENLRVVDASIMPSVVSGNLNAPTIMIAEKAADIIKGQPALWDKDVPVYKPGTLATQR; this is encoded by the exons ATGTGGTGTATCCTGCGAAGCTGGCGGCCAGGGGGCCTGGGCGCGTGGGGTGCCCTGGGCCAGCAGCAGTGGCTCCCGGGTGCTCGCGCTCTGGCCACCGGCGTCTCCCGGAGCAGAGACGAGTACAACTACGTGGTGGTGGGCGCAGGCTCGGCGGGCTGCGTGCTGGCCAACCGGCTCACGGAGGACCCCGACAAGCGTGTGCTGCTGCTGGAGGCTGGGCCCAAGGACACGTATGCCGGGAGCAAGCGGCTCCTATGGAAGATCCACATGCCTGCGGCCCTCGTGTCCAACCTGTGCGATGACAAGTACAACTGGTGCTACCACACGGAGCCGCAGGCCGGCATGGATGGCCGCGTGATGTACTGGCCTCGGGGCCGGGTGTGGGGCGGCTCCTCGTCCCTCAATGCCATGGTGTATATCCGTGGGCACGCTGAGGACTATGAGCGCTGGCAGCGGGAGGGCGCCGACGGCTGGGACTACGGTCACTGCCTGCCCTACTTCCGGAGGGCACAGGCCCATGAGCTGGGCGCCGACACGTACCGTGGCGGCCACGGCCCCCTGCACGTGTCCCGGGGCCGGACCAACCACCCTCTGCACCGGGCCTTCCTGGAGGCGGCACAGCAAGCCGGCTACCCCTTCACCGAAGACATGAACGGCTTCCAGCAGGAAGGCTTTGGCTGGATGGACATGACTATCCACAAAG GCAAACGCTGGAGCGCAGCCTGTGCGTACCTACACCCGGCTCTGAGCCGCCCCAACCTCAGGGCCGAGGCCAGGGCCTGGGTGAGAAGGGTGCTGTTCGAAGGCACCCGCGCCGTGGGCGTGGAGTATGTCCAGGACGGCCAGAGCCACAAG GCTTACGCCAGCCAGGAGGTGATTCTGAGCGGCGGCGCCATCAACTCCCCGCAGCTGCTCATGCTCTCCGGTGTGGGCAACGCGGATGACCTCAAGAAGCTGGGCCTCCCCGTCGTGTGCCACCTCCCCG GAGTTGGCCAGAACCTGCAGGACCACCTGGAGATCTATGTCCAGCAGGCCTGCACCCAGCCCATCACCCTGCACTCGGCACAGAAGCCTCTGAACAAGGTCCGGATCGGGCTGGAGTGGCTCTGGAAGTTCACAG GGGACGGAGCCACGGCGCATCTGGAGACGGGCGGCTTCATCCGCAGCCAGCCTGGGGTCTCCCACCCGGACATCCAGTTCCATTTCCTGCCGTCACAAGTGATTGACCATGGGCGGGCACCCACCCAAGAGGAGGCTTACCAG GTGCACGTGGGGACCATGCGGGGCACGAGTGTGGGCTGGCTCAAGCTGAGAAGCACCAACCCCCAAGACCACCCTGTGATCCAGCCCAACTACTTGTCAACAG AAGCTGACATCAAGGACTTCCGTCAGTGTGTGAAGCTGACCCGAGAAATCTTTGCCCAGAAAGCTCTGGCGCCCTTCCGGGGCCCAGAGCTCCAGCCCGGCAGCCACGTCCAGTCGGACAAAGAGATTGACGCCTTCGTTCGGGCCAAGGCAGATAGCGCCTACCACCCCTCGTGTACCTGCAAGATGGGCCAGCCCTCTGACCCCACCGCCGTGGTGGACCCGCAGACCAGGGTCCTCGGGGTAGAAAACCTCCGGGTGGTGGACGCGTCCATCATGCCCAGCGTGGTCAGTGGCAACCTGAACGCCCCCACCATCATGATTGCGGAGAAGGCTGCCGACATCATCAAGGGGCAGCCTGCCCTGTGGGACAAGGACGTCCCTGTCTACAAGCCGGGGACGCTGGCCACCCAGCGCTGA